DNA from Brassica napus cultivar Da-Ae chromosome C4, Da-Ae, whole genome shotgun sequence:
CACGTATCATCCTTATGCGATGGGTCGGATGATCCGCATCTGGGGCCCTGACTACGAAGAGTTTAAACCAGAGAGGTGGTTGGATAAGGAAGGTAAATTCCGGTCTGAAAGTCCGGTTAAGTATCCAATTTTCCAAGCCGGAGCTAGGGTTTGTGTGGGGAAAGAAATGGCCATTATGGAGATGAAATCTATAGCCGTGGCGATGATTAGGAAGTTCGAAACACGGGTCAAGGGTCCCGGATCGACCGAGACGCTCCGGTTTGCTCCGGGTCTCACGGCAACGGTTAACGGTGGATTGCCGGTTATAATCAAAGTGAGGAAAGCTTAACGAGTTTTTAATTGAGCTAGGTTCATAAATTATATGTAAAGTAATATAATAGTACTTTATTAAACGTTGAAACATAGATAGAGTCTGGTTTTAGCTGACCAATTATTGTTAACATGCAAGCACACTTGTTGACAACATCTATGTGTACCATatatctattatttaatttagcaAGGCTACTGGGTCTTAATTCTGAAAACTCGAATCTTAATTAAACAATGCttcaatataatatgattacGTAAGTACCAAAAAAAGGCGTTCAAGATTATGTAAATAACAATAGCTCTAATTTGGATGATGTTTTTGATAAGATTGCTAGACTTACATGAGTGCATGCGAATTAAAGTGTGTAGTTTTACTCGGGTACTATATATAGCCATTTgatgaaaaactaaattaaaaaaaaattatatatatatatatatatatgtatatatttgttactgtactttttttttgtaacacaactttatattataaatatttgttactgtacttaaaacaaaaatatattgtgtAATGTTCATGACGAAAGTATCTCTaccgtcaatttttttttttttgcaaaagatCTCTACCGGCAattctagagaaaaaaatagtgttAACTCTTTCCTTGATACGCAAAGCTGTAAAAGTACAGGCGATAGTCGTTATTAACTCAAATTAAGTCAAAACAACAGTAGAATGACTGAAACATACTGGTCTCATAAACTCATGATGAATCCTCCGATCACTAAACCACCAATAGTTAGTTAAATAGGTTAACCACGATCGAAAAGCCCTGAAAAATGATTGAAACATTCGTCTCATAAACTCGTGATGATcctagtttacaaaaaaaaaaaaaactcatgatgAATCCTCCGATTACTAAACCAACCGCGATCGAAAGCACAGTAGAATGATTGAAATATTGATATCAAAAACTGATGATGAATCCTCTGATCACTAACCCGCCCATGATTAGGTAAATAGAGTAATATACATTcacatttatttataattttagctAGCTGCTTATTTGATTCGGTTGAGCAAAGTTTTCAAGACTTTTTAATAggatactaggataagacatgcgccttgcgcagagtgagtttatttctatatattatcgataattttttttataaatttgacaattttatttatatgtatacaatattttttgttgttattatataatttctttccaaTGGATCAGAtcagtttttattaaaaatgatggaacaaaacaataattaatacatcatgggttgatcgtattggattaaacaaattataacataaaaaccttattttttccctcgaacacatttttgaaaaaaatgaacagtattgttttcacagttgaattattttaacttttatcttccatatggttttgaaagctttcaaatcaaccatcgaattgatacaagtcattttaatgtttttggtcgtatacttaaggaaaacttacatttttgtaatttaagtcgttttaaaaaatttaaaatataacatataataaaaatataacatataataaaaatataacatataagaaaaatataacatataaggtgtcctcatttttgtattttaaagtcgttttaaaaaaaaatataacatataatgtttcctcatttttgtaatttaatgtcattttaaaaaattcaaaatataacatataagaaaaaatttaatttttttattatatggttaatgtgattgtttatttttttaataatataaaattaaacaaaatgaagagggatacaaaaattgttatcaaatctttactATTCacaatcattaattgccatatatatgtaaatcatattaggtaattttgtagcttttatttagggaaagaatacacacttcttatattttaggttaatataatgttctctagtggacattaaacaaattatgacataaaaatcttatttttttccctcgaacacattcttgaaaaagtgaacagtattgtttttacagttgaattattttcacttttatcttacatatggttttgaaagctttcaaatcaaccattgAACTAATACATgcctttttaatgtttttagtcgtatacttaaggaaaacttacatttttgtaatttaaaatcgttttaaaaaattcaaaatataacatatacaaaaaaaaatctaacatataagaaaaatataacatataaggtgtcctcatttttgttttttaaagttattttttaaaaaaatataacatataaggtttcctcatttttgtaatttaaagtcattttaaaaaattgaaaatataacatataagaaaaaatctaatttttttttggttatatggttaatgtgattgtttattttttttaatcatataaaattaaacaaaaatgaagaaggatgcaaaaattgttatcaaatctttattattcataatcattaattgtcatatatatgtaaatcatattaggtaattccgtagcttttatttaaggaaataatacacatttcttatattttaggttaatataatgttctctagtggacattaaacaaattatgacataaaaactttattttttctctcgaacacattcttgaaaaaagtgaacagtattgtttccacagttaaattattttgacttttatcttccatatggtttgaaaactttcaaatcaaccatcgaattgatacatgtcattttaatgtttttagtcgtttacgtaagaaaaacttacatttttgtaatttaaagtcgttttaaaatttttcaaaatataacatatcagaaaattctaatatataagaaaaatataacatataaggtgtcctcatttttgtattttaaagtcatttaaaaaaaaatataacatataaggtttcctcatttttgtaatttaaaatcattttaaaaaattcaaaatataacatataagaaaaaatctaatttttttattatatggttaatgtaatttttttaattttttttaattatataaatttaaacaaaaataaagaatgatgtaaaaattgttatcaaatctttattattcataatcattaattgccatatataggtaaatcatattaggtaattccgtagcttttatttaaggaaagaatacacacttcttatattttaggttaatataatgttctctagtgttatataattatggaacaatgtgacaccattagattaaagtatactttatattagatactctagaattctttgaaatggaatttagaaggcatttagaatGCCACATAGGATTTGaagttctttttaattaatacaaaattaagattctaatttttcaaatacttcccgattaatatataggggatttcgAGTTGGAAATACAAATTAGGCGGATTTTTTAGCCAAGACTGGTACACTGTTTTATAAGAacttatataatgttttttggaTTCAAATGTTAAGAGACTGgtagaaattatattttgttggttatttttttggtataattATCCAGATCATCTCTGGTTTAGCTAATAAAATAATCTGTCAAAAAAGAAGCTATCtgcttattttataatatatgtaaagaTTGTAAAACAATTATCAGTATATATACTTGTTGCATTTACGCGTATAATAAACAATAAAACTGAATACTTTTGTTCACCCGGTgtcatcaaaatataaaaagaaaaaaaatttaaaagtttatataatttattattattattacatgTTAATGTAAGTTTCGAAAAATAGTTATAACAACAGTATTGTATTATCAATACAGTATACATTgattaaacaaaatatgaaattttacgtAATCATAATTCATTTGAGTATTGACTTTGATTTTCGAGTCATTTCTTAGAAAATTATCCACAAAATTAATAGACATCATAATTAAGTCGTTCAGACAAAATAAAGTTGATCCGTTTAAATATGTATGACATATATAGCGTTAAAAGATTTTGTACAGTATATCACTATTTTCCTCCTTAGTAAACATCTTATCCATTTAAAAGATGGTCTATTTGTTTAATACAGTCGTGagctttttaataatttcactCAACTATAAGACTGTTttctaaaagcaaaaaaaagggTTTAGTACGTGTTTGGTTTTCCAAAAAGGTTTAATGTCGTTTTTAGGTTTATTGTCATTTACTTAACGAAAAtgtataattttcaaaatacctCTAGAATTATACTGATTATATGTAAATGAGATACTTAAATAGGATTTTCAAATACTCCTAGAATGATAGATGTATTTAAGATTATTAAGGGAATATACTCTTTAAATAATAGGATTTTTAAATACTCGTAGAATTATGATTGATCATATATAAATGATATGTAGTTTTGGTTTTGGTGCCCATAGAATGAAGTAGATAGTTTTAGGATTAGGAGGTAtctaaataacatattttataaagtggaatatataataattacatCACCTATATATGCGGAAGCGTACACATTATAATTATAAACTCCAAATGATTAGATTCAATATGACAATGGATTTATTTGTGCAAGCACGACGTACGCTTacaactttttattttgtatttttcttaaaattttaggttttttcTACTCTCCTTTTATAATTCATTTGTCCTTTTTTACTGACTAACTCATTTATCTACACCTTGAAGTTAAAAAACGTGGTTTATGTCGGTATATGGCcgccaattaaaaaaataaacacatttCTCAAATTAACTCGAGAGATGCATCAATTTGGCAAGTGATGAAGGTATATAAAATTTTGCGGCGGGTGGTGGGtttatttattagaaaataaatatgacGGAGAGGATGAAAAAGGGACACGTTGAGAATGTGAAGAGCGTGGTAGATGTTGAGGTGGAATCAATGTTGGGTAAGTGGTCCTTCTTGTTAACTGTTACACATACATCTAACTAATGAATAAACTCACCATTTCCGcagttttctcatttttttcaatatactttttttttgactaattttTTCAGTATACTTTATCTTAAATCTAGTTATACCGATCAAGATCACGATCATATCTCCAATTCCTGTGATACGACCGAGTTATAAATAAATCACAACATATACTTTTGTGTGATGACACCGGTGTTATGTATTGTTGCTGTTCACATGATTCCACCAATCGCACCAAAGTATTTAATTATGTCGACCACTTTTTTCCATCTGATGTGTAGAATGCGAAAAGGGGGACTTTACATGCCGACTCTTTTAAGCAAAGCGACGAAATTACACGAATGAATATAGTGTCGTGTGTGTATAGTGTATTAGTAGTTTATCTAGCATGGAATAATTCGAATACTTTTTATGTCAACTAATCAGTCTAGTAAATATTTATTCCGGTTGTGAGGAAATCGAAAGCGGTTCAAAAGAAAGTTACGGTGGATGCCAAACATCCGCCCCACCATCGTCAATGAAAAcgctcagttggaactgtcgagggataggaaacgacctcacagttcgacgccttaagcagatgtgtcagaagcatcgcccaggtcttttatttctttctgaGACTAAAAATAGGAAGCTGCTGTTGCAAGACATTCAGGCTGATCTAGGATTTAATAAATTGTTCACCGTTGAGCCTCTTGGCCAAAGTGGtggtttagctttattttttatggatgaatttcaagttgatgttttattttctaataatcGAATGATTGATGTAAAAGCGGTCATTAAtggaataaatgtttatatGACATTTGTTTATAGAGACCCTGTACTAGAGAGAAGAGACGAAGTTTGGGAACGTCTTGCGCGTTTCTCAACAATTAAAGATGGGCATTGGTTTATGATAGGGGACTTTAATGAAATCACAGGACATCATGAGAAGGAAGGGGGGGGAGGATACGATCTGATtcttcatttctttcttttaatcaAATGATATCAGATTGTGGAATGCTAGAATTCCCATGCACTGGGAACAAACTATCATGGGCTGGAAAGCGCACTAATGGCACTGTTCGGTGTCGCCTTGATCGTGCTCTTGGCAATGAAGACTGGCATGAAAAGTTTCCACACTCCAAAGTCCAGTACTTAAGAATGTGGGGATCAGATCATCGTCCGGTCCTTGCGGATATACTATCTAAGCCAACCAGAAAGAGGAAAACTTTCAAGTTTGATAAGCGTTGGTTAGAAAGTGAAGAAATAAGACAAGTAATCTTAGATGGCTGGAACTCCTCTGATCTTTCCCCGGATGCAAGCAAGTGGATCATATATCCAGCTGCAGAAAAGCATTATCTCAGTGGAAAAGAGAAAGGGATATAAACTCTGCAAAAATGATCGAAGATCTTAAAGCTAAGGTCGATAATCTTTACTCTGATAACGAGGCCACGAATGAAGAAATAGTAGAGGCCCTGAAGGAATTAATTGATGCTCTTAAGGCAGAAGAGCGGTTTTGGAGGCAGAAGAGTAGGATGCTCTGGCTTCTGGAAGGTGACTTGAATACGAAATTTTTTCATGCCATTACAAAGCAACGTCGAGCCAGGAATAAGATTACAAGTCTTTTAGATTCGGCAGGAAACCTTGTAGAGGAGGAGGAAAAattagtagccattgctactagttaCTTTAGAGAATTGTTTCAAACATCCAACCCTCAACTCATTGATGAGGCATTGGCGAATGTTTCCACAACCATCACTGACCAGATAAACGTGGATTTTACAGCTCCTGTATCTGAATGGGAAGTTAAGTTGGCTCTCTTTGCGATGCATCCTGAAAAAGCGCCGGGTCCGGATGGTTTCACTGCCCTTTTTTACCAAAAGTTCTGGGACATTGTGAAGGAAGATTTAACTCGTATGGTTAATGAGTTCCTTTCCGATGGAACAATGGCCAATGGGCTTAATGATGCATATATATGTCTTATACCTAAGAAGGAGAAGCCAGATGAGATGTCACAGTTCAGGCCAATAAGTCTATGTAATGTTAGTTACAAGATTATATCCAAAGTCCTATGCCAAAGGTTGAAAAAAGTATTACCAGATCGAATATCTGAAACCCAGTCAGCTTTTGTTGCTGGAAGACAGATAACAGATAATGTCTTGATAGCTCAGGAAATGTTCCATGCTCTGCGCACGAACTTTGGGGGAAGGGTGAAGCGAATGGCAATAAAGACTGACATGAGTAAGGCTTGTGATAGGTTGGAATGGGATTTTATTAGCGCGgtcttgaagaaga
Protein-coding regions in this window:
- the LOC106392926 gene encoding uncharacterized protein LOC106392926, whose translation is MTERMKKGHVENVKSVVDVEVESMLDCGMLEFPCTGNKLSWAGKRTNGTVRCRLDRALGNEDWHEKFPHSKVQYLRMWGSDHRPVLADILSKPTRKRKTFKFDKRWLESEEIRQVILDGWNSSDLSPDASKWIIYPAAEKHYLSGKEKGI